From the genome of Impatiens glandulifera chromosome 9, dImpGla2.1, whole genome shotgun sequence, one region includes:
- the LOC124914224 gene encoding probable leucine-rich repeat receptor-like serine/threonine-protein kinase At3g14840 isoform X1 encodes MKLMMRIYVLTLAICFFFTHVNGTAVLPASEVETLKQIGRTLGNDNWNFSVDPCSGESGWNVSITDNAVICNCSFSSNTTCHVVRIFLKRLNLAGSLPAEIANLPFLQEIDLTLNYLNGTIPREWGTSTQLQMISLLGNRISGEIPKELGNISTLTRLVLEFNQLSGVIPPELGNLTSIDSMYLTSNNLSGELPPELGKLIMMTDFRIGDNNFMGKIPDFIQNWLNLTRLGIQGSGLEGPIPNGIFALTNMIDLRISDINGTDSPFPIIRNLTNLNVLILRSCNLVGSLPDISTLKNLQTLDLSFNKLIGEIPTNYTPQSKPTYLYLTRNFLNGTVPDWILSDKKNVDLTYNNFSTTSTSTSTSESCQINTINLFASNSENLISETALCLKNPVCPRDLDSLHINCGGDDIIVGSTRYEGDTNPAGPANSFEGNNWAYSSTGHFLEDNRPRSANLSKNSFGSFLAVNTSKLSESSSELSMNARITPISLTYYGFCLKNGKYDVNLHFAEIIFTNDKTFSSLGRRIFDVYIQGKNVLKEFNIEKEAGGVGIEIVKHFEEVVTNRTLEIRFQWSGKGTTGIPTRGVYGPLISAISVQRHGGKKGISVGAIVGIVFSVVFLIILILGILWRKGCIGHKGSMYQDLKEMQLQTGSFSLRQIKTATNNFDPANKIGEGGFGPVYKGVLSDGTAIAVKQLSSKSKQGNREFVTEIGMISALQHPYLVKLYGCCIEDNQLLLVYEYLENNSLARALFGPEESQIHLDWSIRYKICIGIARGLAYLHEESRLKIVHRDIKATNVLLDKDLNPKISDFGLAKLDEEENTHISTRVAGTYGYMAPEYAMRGYLTDKADVYSFGIVALEIVSGKTNTTHRPKEESLYLLDYAHILKENGTLMDIVDRRLGLEFKEDEAMTMINIALICTNVTSSSRPNMSSVVSMLEDRNVPENLLLDSDSSVLSHKEKMKQMMSDLEQTDPNMTQTRSSMSGPWSASSTSAGDLYPITVNSSYLANRDKV; translated from the exons ATGAAGTTGATGATGAGAATCTATGTTTTAACACTGGCCATATGTTTCTTCTTTACTCATGTCAATGGAACTGCTGTTTTGCCTGCTAGTGAAG tgGAGACTCTTAAGCAAATTGGAAGGACATTAGGAAACGATAATTGGAATTTCAGTGTGGACCCGTGTAGTGGAGAATCGGGTTGGAATGTGTCAATAACAGATAATGCAGTAATATGTAATTGTTCATTCTCCAGCAATACCACCTGTCATGTTGTGAGAAT ATTCCTTAAACGACTAAATCTAGCGGGCAGTCTCCCAGCCGAAATTGCCAACCTACCCTTCCTTCAGGAGAT TGACCTTACTCTCAACTATCTTAACGGAACCATCCCTCGAGAATGGGGCACCAGTACCCAACTCCAAATGAT CTCGTTACTAGGAAATCGAATAAGTGGAGAAATACCAAAAGAATTGGGAAATATTAGCACTCTTACAAGGCT TGTTTTGGAGTTCAACCAACTATCAGGGGTCATCCCTCCAGAGCTTGGAAACCTCACCAGTATAGACAGCAT gTACTTGACCTCGAATAATTTATCTGGTGAACTGCCACCAGAACTTGGAAAGTTGATCATGATGACAGACTT TCGGATTGGTGATAACAATTTCATGGGAAAGATACCTGATTTCATCCAGAATTGGTTGAATCTCACTAGATT AGGAATTCAGGGTAGCGGCTTGGAGGGTCCGATACCTAATGGGATCTTTGCATTGACAAATATGATTGACTT AAGAATAAGTGACATAAATGGAACTGACTCGCCATTTCCAATTATTCGTAATTTGACAAACCTGAATGTACT GATTCTGAGGAGTTGTAATCTCGTTGGATCATTACCAGACATCAGCACACTGAAGAATTTACAAACATT AGATCTTAGCTTCAACAAATTAATTGGAGAAATTCCAACAAATTATACTCCTCAGTCAAAGCCAACTTACCT ATATCTTACGCGAAACTTTCTTAATGGAACTGTACCTGATTGGATTCTAAGTGATAAGAAAAATGT TGATCTCACGTACAATAATTTTAGTActacctccacctccacctccacctccgaGTCATGTCAAATAAATACCAT AAACTTGTTTGCAAGCAATTCAGAAAATTTAATATC TGAGACTGCTTTATGCTTGAAAAACCCTGTGTGTCCACGAG ATTTGGACTCTTTGCATATAAATTGTGGAGGAGATGACATAATAGTTGGAAGTACCAGGTATGAAGGTGATACGAATCCAGCCGGGCCAGCAAATTCATTTGAAGGAAATAACTGGGCCTATAGTAGCACCGGCCATTTCCTGGAGGATAACCGTCCTAGGTCGGCTAACCTCTCTAAAAATAGTTTCGGTAGTTTCCTGGCTGTAAATACATCTAAGCTCTCCGAAAGTAGTTCTGAGTTGAGCATGAATGCACGAATCACTCCCATATCATTGACATATTATGGATTCTGTCTGAAGAATGGGAAGTATGATGTAAATCTTCACTTTGCTGAAATTATATTTACCAATGACAAAACCTTTAGTAGCCTTGGAAGGCGAATATTTGATGTTTACATTCAAGGGAAGAATGTGCTTAAAGAGTTTAACATTGAGAAAGAAGCTGGTGGGGTTGGCATTGAAATTGTGAAACATTTTGAAGAAGTTGTGACCAACAGGACTTTGGAAATTCGATTCCAATGGTCTGGGAAAGGAACTACTGGGATCCCTACTAGAGGAGTATATGGTCCTCTTATTTCAGCTATTTCTGTGCAACGCCATGGGG GAAAAAAAGGAATCTCAGTTGGTGCTATTGTCGGCATTGTTTTTTCTGTAGTGTTTCTAATAATCTTAATTCTTGGCATTCTTTGGAGAAAAGGATGCATAGGACATAAAGGCAGTATGTATCAAG ATCTAAAGGAGATGCAACTTCAGACTGGTTCATTCTCCTTGAGACAAATTAAAACTGCAACAAACAATTTTGATCCTGCTAACAAGATTGGAGAAGGTGGTTTTGGTCCTGTTTACAAG GGAGTTCTTTCTGACGGAACTGCAATAGCAGTAAAACAGCTCTCTTCCAAGTCGAAGCAAGGAAACCGTGAATTTGTGACTGAAATAGGAATGATTTCAGCTTTGCAACACCCTTATCTTGTGAAGCTGTATGGATGTTGTATTGAAGACAATCAACTATTGCTTGTGTACGAGTACTTGGAAAATAACAGTCTAGCACGTGCATTATTTG GTCCTGAAGAATCCCAGATCCACTTGGATTGGTCTATAAGGTATAAGATCTGTATTGGCATAGCTCGGGGCCTAGCTTATCTTCATGAAGAATCAAGACTGAAGATTGTCCACAGAGACATCAAGGCTACAAACGTGTTGCTTGATAAGGATCTTAACCCTAAGATATCTGACTTTGGTTTGGCcaaacttgatgaagaagagaaCACTCATATAAGCACAAGAGTTGCCGGAACTTA TGGCTATATGGCTCCAGAATACGCTATGCGTGGCTATCTAACAGATAAAGCCGATGTTTATAGTTTTGGAATTGTTGCTCTCGAAATCGTTAGTGGGAAAACTAATACAACCCATAGACCAAAGGAGGAGAGCCTCTACCTCCTAGATTAT GCGCATATCTTAAAAGAGAATGGAACTCTTATGGACATTGTGGATCGACGACTAGGCTTGGAGTTCAAAGAAGATGAGGCAATGACAATGATCAATATAGCTTTGATTTGCACCAATGTAACTTCTTCTTCCAGGCCAAACATGTCATCTGTCGTGAGCATGCTTGAGGACAGGAATGTTCCTGAGAATTTGTTATTGGATTCGGACTCTAGCGTATTGAGCCACAAGGAGAAGATGAAACAGATGATGAGCGATCTCGAACAAACAGACCCAAACATGACGCAAACTCGCAGCTCAATGTCTGGACCGTGGTCTGCTTCTTCCACTTCGGCTGGAGATCTTTACCCCATCACGGTAAACTCCAGTTACTTGGCTAATAGAGACAAAGTGTGA
- the LOC124914224 gene encoding probable leucine-rich repeat receptor-like serine/threonine-protein kinase At3g14840 isoform X2, whose product MISLLGNRISGEIPKELGNISTLTRLVLEFNQLSGVIPPELGNLTSIDSMYLTSNNLSGELPPELGKLIMMTDFRIGDNNFMGKIPDFIQNWLNLTRLGIQGSGLEGPIPNGIFALTNMIDLRISDINGTDSPFPIIRNLTNLNVLILRSCNLVGSLPDISTLKNLQTLDLSFNKLIGEIPTNYTPQSKPTYLYLTRNFLNGTVPDWILSDKKNVDLTYNNFSTTSTSTSTSESCQINTINLFASNSENLISETALCLKNPVCPRDLDSLHINCGGDDIIVGSTRYEGDTNPAGPANSFEGNNWAYSSTGHFLEDNRPRSANLSKNSFGSFLAVNTSKLSESSSELSMNARITPISLTYYGFCLKNGKYDVNLHFAEIIFTNDKTFSSLGRRIFDVYIQGKNVLKEFNIEKEAGGVGIEIVKHFEEVVTNRTLEIRFQWSGKGTTGIPTRGVYGPLISAISVQRHGGKKGISVGAIVGIVFSVVFLIILILGILWRKGCIGHKGSMYQDLKEMQLQTGSFSLRQIKTATNNFDPANKIGEGGFGPVYKGVLSDGTAIAVKQLSSKSKQGNREFVTEIGMISALQHPYLVKLYGCCIEDNQLLLVYEYLENNSLARALFGPEESQIHLDWSIRYKICIGIARGLAYLHEESRLKIVHRDIKATNVLLDKDLNPKISDFGLAKLDEEENTHISTRVAGTYGYMAPEYAMRGYLTDKADVYSFGIVALEIVSGKTNTTHRPKEESLYLLDYAHILKENGTLMDIVDRRLGLEFKEDEAMTMINIALICTNVTSSSRPNMSSVVSMLEDRNVPENLLLDSDSSVLSHKEKMKQMMSDLEQTDPNMTQTRSSMSGPWSASSTSAGDLYPITVNSSYLANRDKV is encoded by the exons ATGAT CTCGTTACTAGGAAATCGAATAAGTGGAGAAATACCAAAAGAATTGGGAAATATTAGCACTCTTACAAGGCT TGTTTTGGAGTTCAACCAACTATCAGGGGTCATCCCTCCAGAGCTTGGAAACCTCACCAGTATAGACAGCAT gTACTTGACCTCGAATAATTTATCTGGTGAACTGCCACCAGAACTTGGAAAGTTGATCATGATGACAGACTT TCGGATTGGTGATAACAATTTCATGGGAAAGATACCTGATTTCATCCAGAATTGGTTGAATCTCACTAGATT AGGAATTCAGGGTAGCGGCTTGGAGGGTCCGATACCTAATGGGATCTTTGCATTGACAAATATGATTGACTT AAGAATAAGTGACATAAATGGAACTGACTCGCCATTTCCAATTATTCGTAATTTGACAAACCTGAATGTACT GATTCTGAGGAGTTGTAATCTCGTTGGATCATTACCAGACATCAGCACACTGAAGAATTTACAAACATT AGATCTTAGCTTCAACAAATTAATTGGAGAAATTCCAACAAATTATACTCCTCAGTCAAAGCCAACTTACCT ATATCTTACGCGAAACTTTCTTAATGGAACTGTACCTGATTGGATTCTAAGTGATAAGAAAAATGT TGATCTCACGTACAATAATTTTAGTActacctccacctccacctccacctccgaGTCATGTCAAATAAATACCAT AAACTTGTTTGCAAGCAATTCAGAAAATTTAATATC TGAGACTGCTTTATGCTTGAAAAACCCTGTGTGTCCACGAG ATTTGGACTCTTTGCATATAAATTGTGGAGGAGATGACATAATAGTTGGAAGTACCAGGTATGAAGGTGATACGAATCCAGCCGGGCCAGCAAATTCATTTGAAGGAAATAACTGGGCCTATAGTAGCACCGGCCATTTCCTGGAGGATAACCGTCCTAGGTCGGCTAACCTCTCTAAAAATAGTTTCGGTAGTTTCCTGGCTGTAAATACATCTAAGCTCTCCGAAAGTAGTTCTGAGTTGAGCATGAATGCACGAATCACTCCCATATCATTGACATATTATGGATTCTGTCTGAAGAATGGGAAGTATGATGTAAATCTTCACTTTGCTGAAATTATATTTACCAATGACAAAACCTTTAGTAGCCTTGGAAGGCGAATATTTGATGTTTACATTCAAGGGAAGAATGTGCTTAAAGAGTTTAACATTGAGAAAGAAGCTGGTGGGGTTGGCATTGAAATTGTGAAACATTTTGAAGAAGTTGTGACCAACAGGACTTTGGAAATTCGATTCCAATGGTCTGGGAAAGGAACTACTGGGATCCCTACTAGAGGAGTATATGGTCCTCTTATTTCAGCTATTTCTGTGCAACGCCATGGGG GAAAAAAAGGAATCTCAGTTGGTGCTATTGTCGGCATTGTTTTTTCTGTAGTGTTTCTAATAATCTTAATTCTTGGCATTCTTTGGAGAAAAGGATGCATAGGACATAAAGGCAGTATGTATCAAG ATCTAAAGGAGATGCAACTTCAGACTGGTTCATTCTCCTTGAGACAAATTAAAACTGCAACAAACAATTTTGATCCTGCTAACAAGATTGGAGAAGGTGGTTTTGGTCCTGTTTACAAG GGAGTTCTTTCTGACGGAACTGCAATAGCAGTAAAACAGCTCTCTTCCAAGTCGAAGCAAGGAAACCGTGAATTTGTGACTGAAATAGGAATGATTTCAGCTTTGCAACACCCTTATCTTGTGAAGCTGTATGGATGTTGTATTGAAGACAATCAACTATTGCTTGTGTACGAGTACTTGGAAAATAACAGTCTAGCACGTGCATTATTTG GTCCTGAAGAATCCCAGATCCACTTGGATTGGTCTATAAGGTATAAGATCTGTATTGGCATAGCTCGGGGCCTAGCTTATCTTCATGAAGAATCAAGACTGAAGATTGTCCACAGAGACATCAAGGCTACAAACGTGTTGCTTGATAAGGATCTTAACCCTAAGATATCTGACTTTGGTTTGGCcaaacttgatgaagaagagaaCACTCATATAAGCACAAGAGTTGCCGGAACTTA TGGCTATATGGCTCCAGAATACGCTATGCGTGGCTATCTAACAGATAAAGCCGATGTTTATAGTTTTGGAATTGTTGCTCTCGAAATCGTTAGTGGGAAAACTAATACAACCCATAGACCAAAGGAGGAGAGCCTCTACCTCCTAGATTAT GCGCATATCTTAAAAGAGAATGGAACTCTTATGGACATTGTGGATCGACGACTAGGCTTGGAGTTCAAAGAAGATGAGGCAATGACAATGATCAATATAGCTTTGATTTGCACCAATGTAACTTCTTCTTCCAGGCCAAACATGTCATCTGTCGTGAGCATGCTTGAGGACAGGAATGTTCCTGAGAATTTGTTATTGGATTCGGACTCTAGCGTATTGAGCCACAAGGAGAAGATGAAACAGATGATGAGCGATCTCGAACAAACAGACCCAAACATGACGCAAACTCGCAGCTCAATGTCTGGACCGTGGTCTGCTTCTTCCACTTCGGCTGGAGATCTTTACCCCATCACGGTAAACTCCAGTTACTTGGCTAATAGAGACAAAGTGTGA